One genomic region from Salvia hispanica cultivar TCC Black 2014 chromosome 2, UniMelb_Shisp_WGS_1.0, whole genome shotgun sequence encodes:
- the LOC125203276 gene encoding LOB domain-containing protein 29-like — MTGSSSPCGACKFLRRKCIKGCVFSPYFCHEQGATHFAAIHKVFGASNVSKLLAHLPVSDRSEAAITLAYEAQARLQDPIYGCVSHIFSLQQQVVNLQAQLASLKQQAAQCIINNSNSSSSANPNPNDHKFYGENNSPPQDLHSWLQNQMETPQFDANNTYYSGGSMDLSASASVKHENSNFGEQNPSYGSMDSFEDQQWPYQDAGDDLQSVAFGHLHLSC, encoded by the exons ATGACAGGATCTAGCTCCCCTTGTGGTGCTTGCAAATTCTTGAGGAGAAAATGTATCAAAGGTTGTGTTTTTTCGCCTTATTTCTGCCATGAACAAGGTGCTACTCATTTTGCAGCTATTCATAAGGTATTCGGAGCTAGCAACGTGTCGAAACTCCTTGCTCACCTCCCGGTCAGCGACCGGAGTGAGGCCGCCATCACTCTCGCCTATGAAGCTCAAGCTAGGCTTCAAGATCCTATTTATGGCTGtgtttctcatattttttccCTCCAACAGCAG GTTGTGAATTTGCAAGCCCAATTGGCTTCACTCAAGCAACAAGCAGCTCAGTGCATCATCAACAACTCCAACTCCAGCAGCTCtgcaaaccctaaccctaatgATCATAAATTCTACGGTGAAAACAACTCTCCACCGCAAGATCTTCATAGCTGGTTGCAAAATCAGATGGAAACTCCACAATTTGATGCAAACAATACCTACTACTCCGGTGGAAGCATGGACTTGAGCGCGAGCGCTTCTGTAAAACACGAAAACTCGAATTTTGGAGAGCAGAATCCCTCCTATGGAAGCATGGATTCATTTGAAGATCAACAGTGGCCGTACCAAGATGCTGGTGATGATCTCCAGTCAGTTGCTTTTGGACACCTTCATCTTTCTTGTTGA
- the LOC125205482 gene encoding LOB domain-containing protein 16, which translates to MASGSGSPCGACKFLRRKCAAECVFAPYFCSEQGPARFAAIHKVFGASNVSKLLLHVPAADRCEAVVTIAYEAQARIRDPVYGCVAHIFALQQQVAYLQAQVMQAKAQLAQNVMDQSRNGDHNQWNCGAMGPFPPPNYTNLYSSISPQSSLDSIEQHDQHEIESRQDVEHYYYTKKRPSPTDLSELQALALRMINNQD; encoded by the exons ATGGCGAGCGGCAGCGGATCTCCGTGCGGCGCATGCAAGTTCCTCCGGCGGAAGTGCGCGGCGGAGTGCGTGTTCGCCCCCTATTTCTGCTCGGAGCAGGGCCCCGCGCGGTTCGCCGCCATACACAAGGTGTTCGGCGCCAGCAACGTGTCGAAGCTGCTGCTGCACGTGCCGGCCGCCGACCGCTGCGAGGCCGTCGTCACCATTGCCTACGAAGCCCAGGCCAGAATCAGAGATCCTGTGTACGGCTGCGTTGCTCACATCTTCGCCCTTCAACAACAG GTGGCATATCTGCAAGCGCAGGTGATGCAGGCCAAAGCGCAGCTAGCGCAAAACGTCATGGACCAGTCGCGGAATGGTGATCACAATCAATGGAATTGCGGTGCAATGGGGCCATTTCCGCCTCCCAATTACACTAATTTGTACTCGAGCATATCGCCTCAGAGCTCGCTGGACTCGATCGAGCAGCACGACCAGCACGAAATCGAAAGCAGACAAGATGTTGAGCACTACTACTACACCAAGAAGAGACCTTCTCCGACTGATCTCAGCGAGCTCCAAGCGCTAGCTCTTAGAATGATCAACAATCAAGATTGA